In Carnobacterium sp. CP1, the following are encoded in one genomic region:
- a CDS encoding YozE family protein gives MRRPFYHYLMTVRDPHKKDAITLFANAVYLDDGFPKQSEDYQEISHYLELNGDYLAEMTTFDLAWERYVDRNKE, from the coding sequence ATGCGACGTCCATTTTATCATTATTTGATGACCGTAAGAGACCCTCATAAGAAAGATGCCATCACGCTATTTGCTAATGCTGTATACCTAGATGACGGGTTTCCTAAACAATCTGAAGATTATCAAGAAATCAGTCATTATTTAGAATTGAATGGCGATTATTTAGCTGAAATGACAACCTTTGATTTAGCGTGGGAACGGTATGTCGATAGAAACAAAGAATAA
- the trhA gene encoding PAQR family membrane homeostasis protein TrhA, producing MEKKSLKNNPDFTKTYLITNEVFNAITHGIGFGLSIAGLVILLYKGSQTGTALEIVSYAIYGATLILLYLCSTLYHSLAFTPARKLFKIFDHMSIFLLIAGTYTPYTLITIGGALGWTLFGIVWAIAILGVLYKAIWINKFQKYSTWLYIAMGWLCVFALKPMYLGLGTKGFTLLVLGGLSFTIGAIFYSLRNIKYMHVLWHLFVLAGTAFMYFSILFYV from the coding sequence ATGGAAAAAAAATCTTTGAAGAATAACCCCGATTTTACCAAAACCTACTTGATCACCAATGAAGTGTTTAATGCAATCACTCATGGTATCGGCTTTGGATTAAGCATTGCTGGTCTAGTCATTTTACTTTATAAAGGTTCTCAAACCGGCACTGCTCTTGAAATCGTTTCATATGCTATTTATGGCGCCACACTCATTCTTTTATATCTATGTTCAACACTTTACCACAGTTTAGCATTTACACCGGCTCGCAAGCTCTTTAAAATATTTGATCATATGAGTATTTTTCTTTTAATTGCAGGAACCTATACTCCTTATACCTTAATTACTATTGGCGGAGCTCTGGGATGGACACTTTTCGGAATAGTTTGGGCAATCGCGATTCTTGGAGTCCTTTATAAAGCCATCTGGATCAACAAATTCCAAAAATATTCTACTTGGTTGTATATTGCTATGGGTTGGTTATGTGTTTTCGCTTTGAAACCTATGTATTTGGGATTGGGTACTAAAGGTTTTACTTTGCTCGTATTGGGCGGTTTATCTTTCACGATTGGAGCTATTTTCTATAGCTTGCGAAACATTAAATACATGCATGTGCTGTGGCATCTATTTGTCTTAGCCGGTACAGCCTTTATGTACTTTTCAATTCTTTTTTATGTTTGA
- a CDS encoding DegV family protein — translation MKNITIVTDSSAQLSPEELEKLNIHVLPLTILVDEDTYVDGETIQKDVFMERMATAKELPKTSQPPLGRFLETYNKLGENGGQVISIHMTESLSGTVNAARQAAQMTDTDVTVIDSKFTDRGLSFQVIEAAKLALTGADKTAILNRIETVRKNTKLFICVRTLENLVKGGRVSRVVGAVSSLMNMKLVFELVDGKLESRVKGRGMKPVNKWNQQLKEELQQTKNVCEVGFSHASDFEYVNELNEAFQKALPMVPMSMDQTSPVIATHTGKGAYAIMYYTDGEKSNNETN, via the coding sequence ATGAAGAACATAACAATCGTAACGGATTCATCTGCTCAATTAAGTCCAGAAGAATTGGAAAAATTAAATATCCATGTTTTGCCTTTAACGATTTTAGTGGATGAAGACACTTACGTAGACGGAGAAACGATTCAAAAAGATGTATTTATGGAGCGAATGGCGACAGCCAAAGAATTACCGAAAACGAGCCAACCTCCATTAGGAAGATTTCTAGAAACATACAACAAACTAGGAGAAAACGGCGGACAAGTGATTTCGATCCATATGACTGAATCATTAAGCGGCACAGTTAATGCGGCTAGACAGGCTGCTCAAATGACGGATACAGATGTAACCGTCATTGATAGCAAGTTTACTGACCGTGGGCTTTCTTTTCAAGTGATCGAAGCTGCAAAGTTAGCTTTAACAGGTGCTGATAAAACAGCCATTTTAAACCGTATTGAAACTGTTAGAAAAAACACGAAATTGTTTATCTGCGTTCGAACATTGGAAAATCTAGTTAAAGGAGGACGCGTCAGCCGTGTAGTGGGTGCTGTTTCTAGTTTAATGAACATGAAATTAGTTTTTGAACTCGTTGATGGAAAGTTAGAAAGCCGGGTCAAAGGTCGGGGTATGAAACCAGTCAATAAATGGAACCAGCAATTGAAAGAGGAACTGCAACAAACTAAGAACGTTTGTGAAGTGGGTTTTTCACATGCATCTGATTTTGAATACGTCAACGAATTAAATGAAGCTTTTCAAAAGGCGCTGCCAATGGTTCCTATGAGTATGGATCAGACTAGCCCGGTAATTGCCACTCATACGGGAAAAGGGGCCTATGCTATTATGTATTACACAGATGGAGAAAAAAGCAATAATGAAACGAACTAA
- the msrA gene encoding peptide-methionine (S)-S-oxide reductase MsrA → MKETAIFAGGCFWCMVSPFDKQPGIEKVVSGYTGGQTIDPTYEEVMTQTTGHTEAVEITFDPALISYEELVEIYWNQTDPTDAMGQFQDRGDNYRPVIFVADELQRDSAKRSKKRLEQSGRYTKPIVTTIEPATTFYPAEAEHQDFYRKNPARYEQEQLDRIKNRADREVK, encoded by the coding sequence ATGAAAGAAACAGCTATTTTTGCCGGCGGGTGTTTTTGGTGTATGGTGTCCCCATTCGATAAACAACCAGGTATCGAAAAAGTAGTCTCTGGCTACACCGGTGGACAAACCATTGATCCAACTTATGAAGAAGTGATGACCCAAACGACCGGCCACACGGAAGCTGTCGAGATCACATTTGATCCAGCGCTGATTTCCTATGAAGAACTGGTCGAAATCTATTGGAATCAAACGGATCCAACCGATGCAATGGGTCAGTTTCAGGATCGAGGCGACAATTACCGGCCAGTGATATTTGTTGCTGATGAATTGCAACGTGACAGTGCGAAGCGTTCAAAAAAACGGTTAGAGCAAAGCGGACGTTACACTAAACCGATTGTGACGACCATTGAACCTGCAACTACTTTCTATCCGGCAGAAGCAGAACATCAAGACTTTTATCGTAAAAACCCTGCCCGTTACGAACAAGAACAACTTGACCGCATAAAAAACAGAGCAGATAGAGAGGTGAAGTAA
- a CDS encoding ABC-F family ATP-binding cassette domain-containing protein yields MKEMKVINLTKTYGEKILFDDISFSIKTGERVGLIGVNGTGKSNLLNVITGRDSGEKGEIQTPKGYRMGYLLQEPDLNPEQNVFDAVFEGDTPILVALRNYEKALEQLILDPMNETYQNAYSKAEQGMNDHDAWLADTNAKMILTRLGITDLEQSVATLSGGQRKRVGLAQVLIQEPDLLVLDEPTNHLDFETITWLENYLSSYRGALLLVTHDRYFLDRIVNRMIELSHGKAIMYTGNYEKYIIARAERQEASIRAEHKRKQLYTKELAWMRTGAKARTTKQQARIDRFSDLEENLNQVKTDESVEMNLEGARIGKRVFDLQDASLEFAGHPIVKDFNLLVQAKDRIGISGKNGAGKSTLLNVLAGRIPLDSGVLVVGETVKIAYYTQMTEEMDPNKRVISFLQEVGEEVETSNGERISVTNLLEQFLFEKYTHGTLIGKLSGGEKRRLYLLKLLMQQPNVLLLDEPTNDLDIATLTVLEDYIETFPGAVISVSHDRYFLDKTAEKLLIFEGDGKVVPYFGSITEYIQEEETAKLDSQDKKNKPKENSSENKQTVSEEKGSKVKLTYAEKKEWDTIEQDLFALESDIETTKNEMLENSSDFTRLQELQETLTRRENQLEQKMARWEYLSQFENE; encoded by the coding sequence ATGAAAGAAATGAAAGTAATCAATTTAACAAAAACATACGGTGAAAAAATACTGTTTGACGATATCAGTTTTTCTATTAAAACAGGCGAACGTGTCGGATTAATTGGCGTCAATGGAACAGGTAAAAGCAACTTATTAAATGTTATTACAGGCAGAGACAGCGGTGAAAAAGGCGAAATTCAAACACCAAAAGGGTATCGAATGGGGTATTTGTTACAAGAACCGGATTTAAACCCAGAACAAAACGTTTTTGATGCTGTTTTTGAAGGCGATACGCCCATCTTAGTGGCTCTTAGAAATTATGAGAAAGCTTTGGAACAATTGATTTTAGATCCAATGAACGAAACTTATCAAAATGCCTATTCAAAAGCAGAACAAGGAATGAACGATCATGATGCATGGCTGGCAGACACCAACGCTAAAATGATTTTAACGAGATTGGGTATTACCGACTTAGAGCAATCAGTAGCGACTCTTTCCGGAGGGCAAAGAAAACGCGTAGGCTTGGCCCAAGTCCTGATACAAGAACCGGACCTATTAGTATTAGATGAACCGACAAACCACTTAGATTTTGAGACCATCACGTGGCTTGAAAACTATCTTAGTTCTTATCGAGGAGCTTTACTGCTCGTTACTCATGACCGATATTTCTTAGACCGTATTGTCAATCGTATGATTGAACTGTCACACGGAAAAGCTATTATGTATACAGGAAATTATGAAAAATATATCATCGCTAGAGCAGAACGCCAAGAAGCCTCTATTCGAGCAGAACACAAACGCAAACAACTGTATACCAAAGAATTAGCGTGGATGCGTACCGGAGCTAAAGCTCGAACAACTAAACAGCAAGCTAGAATCGATCGTTTTTCTGATTTGGAAGAAAATTTAAACCAAGTCAAAACAGATGAATCTGTGGAGATGAATTTAGAGGGAGCTCGGATTGGAAAACGGGTCTTTGATTTACAAGATGCCTCGCTGGAATTTGCTGGTCACCCAATTGTCAAAGATTTTAATTTATTGGTGCAAGCAAAAGACCGGATTGGCATTAGTGGGAAAAACGGTGCTGGAAAATCGACGTTACTAAATGTCTTGGCTGGACGTATTCCGTTAGATTCGGGCGTACTTGTCGTTGGAGAAACAGTGAAAATTGCTTATTATACTCAAATGACAGAAGAAATGGATCCTAACAAACGGGTTATTTCTTTCTTGCAAGAAGTTGGAGAAGAAGTTGAAACTTCTAATGGAGAGCGAATCAGTGTTACCAACTTGCTAGAACAGTTTTTATTTGAAAAGTATACTCATGGCACACTTATCGGCAAATTGTCGGGTGGCGAAAAAAGACGTCTCTATCTATTAAAATTATTGATGCAGCAACCAAATGTTTTATTGCTAGATGAACCGACCAATGACTTGGATATCGCTACTTTGACTGTTTTAGAAGATTACATTGAAACTTTCCCGGGAGCGGTCATTTCGGTCTCGCATGACCGTTATTTCCTTGATAAAACAGCTGAAAAATTATTGATTTTTGAAGGGGATGGAAAAGTGGTTCCTTACTTTGGCAGCATTACAGAATACATTCAAGAAGAAGAAACTGCAAAGTTGGATAGCCAAGATAAAAAAAATAAACCCAAAGAAAATAGCAGTGAAAACAAACAAACGGTCTCGGAAGAAAAAGGGTCTAAAGTTAAATTAACGTATGCAGAAAAAAAAGAATGGGATACGATCGAACAAGACCTTTTTGCTTTAGAAAGCGATATTGAAACTACAAAAAATGAAATGCTGGAAAATAGCAGTGATTTTACGCGTTTGCAAGAATTACAAGAAACGCTGACGCGTCGTGAGAATCAATTAGAACAAAAAATGGCGCGTTGGGAATATTTAAGTCAATTTGAAAATGAATAA
- a CDS encoding thymidylate synthase — METEYLNLGKNVLKEGSKKTDRTGTGTNSLFGYQMRFDLQKGFPLLTTKRVPFGLIKSELLWFIKGDTNIRYLLQHNNHIWNEWAFERYIKSTDYHGPDMTDFGRRALADEAFNQLYQTEMATFCQRILEDETFAAQYGELGNVYGSQWRHWKTTQGETIDQLKQVIEMIKTTPDSRRLIVSAWNPEDVPNMALPPCHTLFQFYVADGKLSCQLYQRSADIFLGVPFNIASYALLTHLIAHETGLEVGEFIHTLGDAHLYSNHIEQMTKQLKREPKDFPVLKLNENKTSIFDFEMDDIQIEQYHPHPGIKAPIAV; from the coding sequence GTGGAAACCGAATATCTGAATTTAGGTAAAAATGTATTGAAAGAAGGCAGTAAAAAGACCGATCGAACAGGAACAGGAACAAATAGTCTTTTTGGGTATCAAATGCGCTTTGATCTCCAAAAAGGCTTTCCTCTGCTGACGACCAAACGAGTGCCTTTTGGTCTGATCAAAAGTGAGTTATTGTGGTTTATCAAAGGCGATACGAATATCCGCTATCTATTACAACACAATAACCATATTTGGAACGAGTGGGCGTTTGAACGCTATATAAAAAGCACAGATTATCATGGACCGGATATGACCGATTTCGGACGTAGAGCATTGGCCGACGAAGCATTTAACCAACTTTACCAAACAGAAATGGCAACTTTTTGTCAACGGATTTTGGAAGACGAAACTTTTGCAGCTCAGTATGGAGAATTAGGAAACGTTTATGGTTCGCAATGGCGTCACTGGAAAACAACGCAAGGAGAAACGATCGATCAATTGAAACAAGTTATTGAAATGATAAAAACAACACCTGATTCTAGACGTCTGATCGTTTCTGCCTGGAATCCAGAAGATGTGCCGAATATGGCTTTGCCGCCTTGTCATACGTTATTTCAATTTTACGTAGCTGATGGAAAGTTGAGCTGTCAACTTTATCAAAGAAGCGCGGATATTTTTTTAGGTGTTCCTTTTAATATTGCCAGCTATGCGCTTTTAACTCATTTGATCGCTCATGAGACAGGGTTAGAAGTAGGAGAGTTTATTCATACTTTAGGCGATGCTCATTTGTATTCTAATCATATCGAACAAATGACGAAACAATTAAAACGTGAACCCAAAGACTTTCCAGTATTGAAATTAAATGAAAACAAAACCAGTATTTTCGATTTTGAAATGGATGATATTCAAATTGAACAGTACCATCCGCATCCGGGGATCAAAGCTCCGATTGCAGTTTAG
- a CDS encoding uracil-DNA glycosylase, protein METILTEELIELAEKRSAHFPVEGFLWGIGPIHPRFMLVGEAPGEVESLNGIPFTGRAGIELMKFFDFLEVTREEVFITSTFRSRPYQEKEKIDRKTGERFMRKYNRTPTKKEIIAHAPLLDYEIKTIDPPIILTMGNVGLQRLIGNQAKIMQLHGQLYEGPIQKLATPEATTYTWTTEQYRIFPTFHPASIFYNRQLLEMIYEDLALFKTYLS, encoded by the coding sequence ATGGAGACTATTTTAACTGAAGAGTTGATTGAATTAGCTGAAAAACGAAGCGCACACTTTCCAGTGGAAGGCTTTTTATGGGGAATAGGGCCAATCCACCCGCGTTTTATGTTGGTAGGTGAAGCTCCTGGAGAAGTTGAATCTTTAAACGGTATTCCTTTCACAGGCAGAGCAGGAATAGAATTGATGAAGTTTTTTGATTTCCTAGAGGTTACTCGTGAAGAAGTTTTTATTACCAGTACTTTTAGAAGTCGACCTTATCAAGAAAAAGAGAAAATAGATAGAAAAACTGGAGAACGTTTTATGCGCAAATACAATCGAACGCCGACTAAAAAAGAAATAATAGCACATGCGCCGTTGCTAGATTATGAAATAAAAACCATTGATCCGCCGATTATTTTAACAATGGGCAATGTAGGGTTGCAACGTTTAATCGGAAACCAGGCGAAAATCATGCAGCTTCATGGTCAGTTGTATGAAGGACCCATTCAAAAGTTAGCTACTCCAGAAGCCACTACTTACACCTGGACAACGGAACAGTACCGGATATTTCCGACTTTTCATCCAGCGTCTATTTTTTATAATCGTCAGTTATTAGAGATGATTTACGAAGATTTGGCTCTATTTAAAACTTACTTATCTTAA
- the deoD gene encoding purine-nucleoside phosphorylase has protein sequence MSVHIEAKAGQIAETILLPGDPLRAKYIAETFLTEVEQYNRVRNMFGYTGLYKGERISVQGTGMGLPSMMIYAEELITSYNVQNLMRVGTAGGMKMDVKVRDVVLAQGATTDSSINRHTFHNQVDFAPLANFDLLKTAYEVGIEKGMNMKVGNVLSADRFYNEELDKKKLADYGVLAVEMEAAGLYTLAAKYNRKALAILTISDHLLTGEETSSDERERTFDDMMIVALETALKMKKK, from the coding sequence ATGAGTGTGCATATTGAAGCAAAAGCAGGTCAAATTGCAGAAACAATTTTATTACCAGGTGACCCATTACGGGCGAAATATATTGCCGAGACTTTTTTAACAGAAGTAGAACAATACAATCGTGTGCGGAATATGTTTGGGTATACCGGGTTGTATAAAGGTGAACGGATCTCTGTTCAAGGGACTGGAATGGGATTGCCTTCCATGATGATTTATGCAGAAGAATTGATCACCAGTTATAATGTTCAAAACTTGATGCGTGTAGGAACCGCTGGCGGAATGAAAATGGATGTTAAAGTGCGAGATGTTGTGTTAGCACAAGGGGCTACAACGGATTCAAGTATCAACCGTCATACGTTCCATAATCAAGTAGACTTTGCTCCGCTAGCAAACTTTGATTTGCTGAAAACGGCTTATGAAGTAGGCATAGAAAAAGGAATGAATATGAAAGTCGGCAATGTTTTGTCAGCAGATCGTTTTTACAACGAAGAACTAGATAAAAAGAAATTAGCGGATTATGGCGTCTTAGCTGTGGAGATGGAAGCGGCAGGTCTCTACACACTCGCAGCTAAATACAATCGCAAAGCCCTAGCTATTTTGACGATTAGCGACCATTTATTGACTGGTGAAGAGACTTCATCAGATGAACGTGAGCGGACATTTGACGATATGATGATCGTGGCTTTAGAAACAGCGTTAAAAATGAAGAAAAAGTAA
- a CDS encoding dihydrofolate reductase produces the protein MIAFLWAQDRNGVIGNKGTLPWYLPNDLKYFKEMTQGNAVVMGRKTFEGMNKRPLPNRINIVMTNDKEYQAEGVLIMHSRQEVLDFAKDYENDLFITGGSGVFKEFMGDADLLHRTMIDGEFEGDTFIPEIDWTQWKLVNVEQGITDDRNKYPHQFETYTRN, from the coding sequence ATGATTGCTTTTCTATGGGCGCAAGATCGTAACGGTGTTATCGGCAACAAAGGAACGTTGCCTTGGTATTTGCCGAATGATCTAAAGTATTTTAAAGAAATGACACAAGGAAATGCTGTTGTGATGGGCAGAAAAACGTTCGAAGGGATGAATAAACGTCCCTTACCCAACCGCATCAATATCGTAATGACCAACGATAAAGAGTATCAGGCGGAAGGTGTTTTGATCATGCATAGCCGCCAAGAGGTATTGGATTTCGCTAAGGATTATGAGAACGACTTATTTATTACCGGCGGTTCAGGTGTTTTTAAAGAGTTTATGGGCGATGCAGATTTGCTGCACCGAACAATGATCGATGGGGAATTTGAAGGAGATACGTTTATTCCTGAAATAGATTGGACTCAATGGAAACTAGTGAATGTGGAGCAAGGAATAACAGATGATCGCAATAAATACCCGCACCAATTTGAAACGTATACGCGAAACTGA
- a CDS encoding S41 family peptidase, with amino-acid sequence MEEEPKKKKKIKMRMGTYLISLLAVAAISIGGTYVVADRTEQTAPTEEGTAQTPGTFSKIEAVYNQLSTDYYQEVDEDQLIEGALSGMVDAIGDPYTQYLDVSESASLNDTISASFEGIGAEVMKQGDSIMIVSPIAGSPAEEAGLKPNDVLLKADDKNLTGLTLNEAVSFIRGEKGSDVVLTIQRGEETFEVTVTRDTIPVETVVYNLDETDPTIGYIAITSFSDPTYDELVTAVKELREQGATSFVFDVRQNPGGLLDGALSISNMFVEEGSTIMQTQERDQEAVKIVADDKTMGDFKVTEPSVLLVDEGSASASEILAGALKESANMQIIGTKTFGKGTVQTVASFSDKSELKLTIAKWLTPNGEWINEKGIEPTISVDLPAYTKLLVIDATKTYKQGDVSAEVKNVEQILDALDYSSGTIDGYFDETTTQAVKEFQKGHQLDENGVVEGETAAAMIADLRELMKENDTQYEKGVQYLEEN; translated from the coding sequence ATGGAGGAAGAACCGAAAAAGAAAAAAAAGATTAAAATGAGAATGGGAACGTATCTTATTTCTCTATTAGCTGTAGCAGCCATTTCGATTGGAGGAACTTATGTTGTTGCTGATCGAACAGAACAAACGGCACCAACCGAAGAAGGAACTGCACAAACCCCAGGTACTTTTTCAAAAATTGAAGCAGTTTACAATCAGCTTTCTACAGATTATTACCAAGAAGTAGATGAAGACCAGTTGATCGAAGGTGCTTTGTCGGGCATGGTAGACGCCATTGGAGATCCTTACACACAGTATTTAGACGTTTCAGAATCAGCTTCACTAAATGATACGATATCAGCTTCTTTTGAAGGGATAGGTGCAGAAGTGATGAAACAAGGCGATTCCATCATGATCGTTTCCCCTATTGCGGGTTCCCCAGCCGAAGAAGCCGGCTTGAAGCCAAATGATGTATTGCTTAAAGCAGATGATAAAAATTTGACCGGTTTAACCTTAAATGAAGCAGTTTCATTCATTCGCGGAGAAAAAGGGTCAGATGTGGTGTTAACCATCCAAAGAGGCGAGGAAACATTCGAAGTCACCGTTACTCGTGACACGATCCCAGTGGAGACAGTGGTATACAATTTAGATGAAACGGATCCAACGATTGGCTATATTGCGATCACTAGTTTTTCAGATCCGACTTATGATGAATTAGTAACAGCAGTTAAAGAGTTAAGAGAACAGGGAGCAACATCATTTGTGTTTGATGTTAGACAAAATCCCGGCGGTCTATTAGATGGGGCATTAAGCATCTCCAATATGTTTGTTGAAGAGGGATCAACCATTATGCAGACTCAGGAACGTGACCAAGAAGCGGTCAAAATTGTAGCCGACGATAAAACGATGGGCGATTTTAAAGTTACCGAACCGTCTGTTTTACTGGTGGATGAAGGAAGTGCGAGTGCTTCGGAAATCTTAGCAGGAGCATTGAAAGAATCAGCCAATATGCAAATTATCGGAACCAAAACGTTTGGAAAAGGAACCGTTCAAACGGTCGCTAGTTTTTCTGATAAAAGTGAATTAAAATTGACGATCGCTAAATGGTTAACGCCTAACGGTGAATGGATCAATGAAAAAGGCATTGAGCCTACTATTTCCGTCGATTTGCCAGCATACACTAAACTTTTGGTGATAGATGCTACTAAAACATACAAACAAGGTGATGTTTCAGCTGAAGTTAAAAACGTTGAACAAATATTGGATGCTTTAGATTACTCCAGCGGTACTATTGACGGATATTTTGACGAAACGACTACACAAGCCGTAAAAGAATTTCAAAAAGGTCATCAATTAGATGAAAACGGTGTGGTAGAAGGCGAAACAGCTGCCGCAATGATTGCAGACTTAAGAGAATTAATGAAAGAAAACGATACTCAATATGAAAAAGGCGTTCAGTATTTAGAAGAAAATTAA
- a CDS encoding YpmS family protein, with amino-acid sequence MEEKTNHIKLKQKGWKWAFLILLTIVLGIVIWFFTQMTAVIQGEPNLSEVSQKDEMTFQIQAHKEDLNQLVTKYIDEELSNEAVEFDFLLEDQAQLLGTFQLFGHDVQFSLFLEPFVMENGNLQFKATKIAVGSLNLPISFAMNLIKEQLKVPAWVAINSEKELIVFNLNEFYLESGMHFSASKIDLTEDDIRLNVHLPAK; translated from the coding sequence ATGGAAGAAAAGACAAACCACATCAAACTAAAACAAAAAGGATGGAAATGGGCCTTTCTTATTTTATTGACAATTGTATTAGGGATTGTTATCTGGTTTTTTACTCAAATGACAGCGGTCATTCAAGGAGAACCTAACTTATCAGAGGTTTCTCAAAAAGATGAAATGACGTTTCAAATTCAGGCACACAAAGAAGACCTGAATCAATTGGTAACAAAATATATTGATGAAGAATTATCAAATGAGGCGGTTGAATTTGATTTCTTATTAGAAGATCAAGCTCAATTATTAGGGACTTTTCAGTTATTCGGTCACGACGTGCAGTTTTCCTTGTTTTTAGAACCATTTGTGATGGAAAATGGAAATCTGCAGTTCAAAGCTACAAAAATCGCAGTAGGTTCTTTGAATTTACCCATCTCATTTGCCATGAATTTAATAAAAGAACAATTAAAAGTTCCCGCTTGGGTAGCTATCAACAGTGAAAAGGAACTCATTGTTTTTAATTTAAACGAATTTTATCTAGAAAGCGGCATGCATTTTTCAGCCAGCAAGATTGATTTAACAGAAGACGATATTCGCTTAAATGTGCATCTGCCAGCCAAATAA
- a CDS encoding SGNH/GDSL hydrolase family protein, whose amino-acid sequence MKKIRSFFITCLILAVGVFIVYQGLDFLFGQNKPFKSDQAEPMNDSLYLVAVGDSLTEGVGDSTQNGGYVPLTANLLRETNSIKEVTTKNYGKSGDRSDQILLRIQQQEEIQSDLKKADIIVLTVGGNDVIQTFKKDTLNINQDSFIQPKKKYETELKTILSEFNKLNPKAQVYVFGIYNPYADLFPDITEMQTILDSWNQSTKELVEKEEGVYLSLDDIFNLSKLPLSEDGVADSSLAAEQAEINPLLYEEDLFHPNDKGYELMAEKLYQAILKQRIAEE is encoded by the coding sequence ATGAAAAAAATACGTTCTTTTTTTATTACTTGTTTAATTTTAGCAGTCGGGGTCTTCATCGTTTACCAAGGGTTAGATTTTTTATTCGGACAAAATAAACCATTTAAATCAGACCAAGCAGAACCGATGAATGATTCTCTCTATCTAGTAGCAGTAGGGGATTCTTTGACTGAAGGAGTTGGAGACAGCACACAAAATGGAGGTTATGTCCCTTTAACGGCCAACTTATTAAGAGAGACAAATAGCATCAAAGAAGTAACCACAAAGAATTATGGAAAAAGCGGTGACCGCAGCGATCAGATCTTGTTGCGCATTCAACAACAAGAGGAGATTCAATCCGATTTAAAAAAAGCTGATATCATAGTTTTAACAGTGGGTGGAAATGATGTAATACAAACCTTCAAAAAAGACACCCTCAACATAAATCAGGATAGTTTTATTCAACCAAAAAAGAAGTATGAAACCGAATTGAAAACGATTCTTTCAGAATTTAATAAGCTGAACCCTAAAGCACAAGTTTATGTTTTTGGGATTTACAATCCTTACGCTGATCTCTTTCCGGATATTACTGAGATGCAGACGATCTTGGATTCTTGGAATCAGTCAACAAAAGAACTGGTGGAAAAGGAAGAAGGCGTCTATCTTTCGCTAGATGATATCTTTAACTTGTCTAAGCTCCCCTTATCAGAAGACGGAGTAGCGGATAGTTCGCTAGCAGCGGAGCAGGCTGAGATCAATCCTTTGTTGTATGAAGAAGATCTGTTTCATCCCAATGATAAGGGCTATGAATTGATGGCTGAAAAATTGTATCAGGCTATTTTAAAACAACGAATTGCTGAAGAATAG